The Acidobacteriota bacterium sequence AACGCGCTGTACTTCGAGGAACGGCTGATGAACGATTCGGCGCGCGTGCGCCTGGAGAGGCTCTCGGGTATGGAAGGCGGGGTCCTGGCGGACCTTGCCCTGTTCCGGCTGGCAGAACTGGACCTCGCCCGGAGCGACACGGCGGTCGCAGTTCAGAACATCGACCTGCTGGCCGAGCGGTTTCCCGACTCGTACTACCTGCCGTACGGGATGAAGATCAAGGCTGACATACTGGCGTTGGATCCTGAAACGCTGGATGAGGCCAGGGCGCTGTACGCGCTCCTGCTGGAAAATTACCCCGACTGTCCGTTCGTGTCCGACGTCCGTCGCCGCCTGCGGGAACTGGACGTCGATCGGAAGATCGGCTAATACTCCGCCAGTTTTTTCTGTCCCTGCTTCAGGGTATTGACTTCCTGCTCCAGGGAGAATATGCGTTTTTCGTAGTTCTCGAACTTCTGTTGCTTCATCTTGGTAGTCGTCCTGATCAGCAAGCCGAGCGAAATCAACATGAACACGACCGAGTTCACCTTGCGGAAGATTTCACCCATGCTGACAAGGGAGTCCACGAAGGCCAGTATTCCCAGGGCCAGCAATACTGCGCACCAGATAAGCATAGGTAGCGCCTCCGTTTTTTTGAGCCGGTGGCACGGCCCGCCGGTAAAATTATCACTGGTCTTGCCGTACCATTTGTTATATCTTCCGCTTCGCTGTCGCGGAAGGTTTATCCAGGGTATCGGAAGGGTGTGGCACTTGCTTTAGGAGGAGACGTTGCCCAACAGTATGCCGGTTGTCAGCAGGAGCTTCGATAGGACGAATGCCGTCCTGGCGGGCCTGGTGTTCGTGGCCGCCTTTGTCGTCTATTCGCTCACCGTGCAGCGGTCCCTCTCGTTCTGGGATTGCGGCGAATTTATAGCGTGTTCCTATACTCTCGGTATCCCTCACCCCCCCGGGACGCCGCTGTACATTCTGCTGGGGCGGGTTTTTTCGCTGATACCGATTGTCGGGGACATATCCTGGCGGGTAAACTACCTGTCGGTGCTCTCGTCGTCGTTCACGGCCATGTTCAGTTACCTGCTGGCAGTGCGATTGACCAGGCATTTCTCTGACCAGCGCGAGGACCACCGGCTTGGCCGGTACATCGCATACATCGGCGGCGTTGCCGGCGGTCTGTTTGTCGCCTTTTCCTACACCAACTGGACCAACTCGGTGGAGGCCGAGCCGCGCGCCGTGGCCGTGGCCTTCGCCGTGGCGATTGTCTGGATGGCGCTCCGCTACTTCGATCAGCGGGGAACCCTGAGGGCCACTCGGACCATGGTGCTGGCCATGTATCTGGCCCTGCTGGCCATCGGCGTGCACATGACCGTCTTTCTGGTGGTGCCGGTGTGCGCGATTTTCTTTGTCCTGAAACGGGAGGCTGAAGGCAAGCACTACCTGGCCATCTGCGGCTTTGCGATTCTGGAACTGTTGATGGTCACGCTGTTTGCCAACGGTCGCGGCGGTTTCCCGGTATTCCTGTCGCTGACGGCCCTGCTGACGGTTGTGCTCCTGGTCCTGCTTTACCGCAAGATCAACTGGGGCATTCTGATCGCCATCGGCTCAGCCTTCCCCATCATGCTGTCGTATAATCAGTACCTGAAACTGGGCCTCCCGCTCGGATTGGCAGCCATGATCGCACTGGCCTTCCTCTGCCGGTGGAAGGGGTGGAAGCTGCAGTGGAAGACGGGCCTGGTTATCATACTGCTCAGCTTTATCGGTCTGTCGGTGCACCTGTATGTCCCCATTCGCTCCGCGCATAATCCCCGTATCGACGAGAACAACCCCTCCCGCGACTTTCGGACCCTGATCGACTTCTTTGACCGTCGGCAGTACGGGCAGCAGTCGATGGCGGAGCGCATGTTCCATCGGCGCGGTGCCTGGGAGAACCAGTTGGGGCGGCACGCCAACATAGGCTTCTGGTCGTATTTTGAGATACAGTATTCGTCGGGTCGATGGGTCTTCGTGCCGTTTTTGCTGCTGGGGTTGATCGGGCTGTACGTGGCAATCAGCAAGCGGCTTGAGCTTGGCATGCCGTACCTGACGTTGTTTCTGCTGGCCTCGCTGGGGCTGGTGCTGTACATGAATTTCGCCGACGGCACCCGCTATGACGTAGCCACCAACGACGCCTACCTGGAGGTTCGCAACCGCGACTACTTCTTTACGCCGGCCTTCGTCTTTTTCGGCGTCGCCATGGGCATGGGCTTGTCGGCAGTGATTCGTTACCTCAGGGACCAGTTGGCGGGCCGGAACAGGAGTCGACAGAGAACGGTGGTGTACGCATGCGCGGTCCTGGCGCTGCTCCCGGCCATATCGCTGGCCAACAACTACCACTCGCGGGACCGGTCGAAAAACTTCATTCCGTACAACTACTCGTTCAACATTTTGAACTCCTGTCCGCCGAACGCGATTCTCTTTACGTCCGGTGACAATGACACTTTTCCCGTTTGGTGCGTCCAGGAGGTGTACAACTACCGCAAAGACGTTCGGGTCGTCAACCTGTCACTGCTGAACACCGACTGGTACGTCGAGCAGATGAAGAACCGGTACAATGTCCCGATGTCGCTGACCGATGAGCAGATCCTGTGGTACCCGGTGACGATCCGCGGCCGGGAGGTCAGCCTGCCCCGCAAGAGGTTCCACGATCGTCCTCGCGGACGGTACACCTACCTGCAGCGAATAGAGGGAGCGCGGGTGCAGGATATGATGGTCGATGAGATCGTCCTCGAGAATAAGTGGAAAGACCCGATCTGTTTCAGTTCTCTGCCCTACGCGGAGTCGCCGCTGAAGCTGAGGGATTATTCCGTGCTGCGCGGGCTGGTCTATATACTCAAACCGCCGCCCGTGGACACGCTGATAGACGCCGAAACGGGCTATGATCTGTACATGAACACGTACCGTTTTGACGGGTACGCGAACTCCGATGTCTATCGTGATGAGAACACGAGCGGTGTGTTCCAGGCGGTGGGTGTCAGCGCCGTGCGCATTCATGACGAGTTGTTGCTGCAGGGTGATACGACTCGCGCCGTCGCCGTTCTTGAACGCATGGTCGACGCCTACCCTGAGTACTGGCAAACGGGCATCACGCTGGCGGATTTCGCCTATGTCACGGGTGACACCGCCCGGGGCGACTCGCTTTTCTGGATGTTGCACGACACGCTGGAAGCGTTCCGGGCATCGAACCGTGAAAGCCTGTTTTACCTTCAGGATCTGGGCCTGGTGAAAGCCGAGCTTGGCCGCCGCAAGGGGGACGAACAGATGGTACAGGACGGGTTGCAACTGATGTGGGAGGCGTTTCGCGGCAATCTCAACAGTGCTATAGCCTTCCGGAAACTGGTTACTGCGCTGTCGCAGAACCGACGCTACGCGGAAATGCAGCAGGCCGCCCGGTTGTTCTCCGAATACAAAATCAACCTGACCGATCCGATATTGCGGCAACTGCTCGGGACAGCCGCGCCTCCGGGCAATCCGCGACCGGGCGGATAAGGGACAAGAGCCGCTCAACTGATTCAGCCCGCTTCACCGCATCCGGTGGGGCGGGTTTTTGCTGTAGCGTGGGTACACGTTCCGCGTGATTGTCGGCACGTCGTTGTAAGGCCGGCTCAGAGTCTTTGGCTTCAGTCGGAGAAGCGGTAGCCGGTGCGCCGGCGATACTTCCCGTCGAGGCGGTCCATCATCTTCTCAAGAACGAATTCCCTGCGCACGGTGCAGACGTCCGCATGGTGCCGGGTGACAATCCGGTTGACCTCGTCCTCGGTATAGACCCGGTTGGGTTCGAATTGCGCGAGAATGTATTCAAGCAGGTATTTGCGTTTGGAACGCTGGGCCGGGAGCCGCTCGACGTGGTCGTTCTTGACAAAGGCCGAAAGAACCTTGTCTTTCTTGCCCGCGGGCCGGGTGTTGGCGTGTTTCTGCAGCCATTGGAATACCGACTGTTCCGGTATCCGCCATTCTTTGCCCAGCTTGTAGGCGGATATCTCACCTGACTGAACCTTTCGGGCAATGACCTGCACGTTCATCTTGAGCTTTTGGGCCAGCTCCGCAGTCGTAAAGAACTCCGTCTCCTTGATCACACCTGCCGTGTATTCCATCCTGGATTCTCCCTGTTGTTACATGGATGACGGTCAATAAGCGGTCATTGGCCGTAGGATCAAGTATTTTTCAGTATTCTGTGGTAGTATGTTCACGGTTTTCGGAGTTCCGGCCTGGTTGCGTTGTTGGTGCCGGCCGGACCGAAGCATTGACACCGGCGCGTCCGTCGCCGTTATTCCCCGGTATGGCTGTCCTGATGTTCATCCTGCTGTGCCTGATCTGGGGTTCCACGTGGCTGGCCATCAAGATCGGTCTGACCGACGCTCCCCCTCTGGCCACGGCGGCGATTCGGTTTCTGGTCGCGCTCTTCATTCTCACCGGGCTGGTGGTGGTCCGAAGGCGGCCCTACCCTCGGCAGATCAGGACTATCGTGAGGCTGGGTTATCCAGGGGTTTACATGTACGGGTGCAGTTATGCGTTCGTGTACCTGGCCGAGCAGCACATAAGTTCGGCCCTGACAGCCGTGCTGTTCGGGTCGTTCCCGTTCTTTGTAGCGTTTCTATCGTGGGTAAGGTACCGGGCGGAACGATTGATTCCTGCGGCCTGGGTGGGGCTGGCCGTTGGCTTAGCGGGCGTAGTGTTGATCTCGTATGATTCGCTGCGGGTGTCCGGTGACCTTTTGCTCGGCACCGTTCTGGCCGTCGGAGGGGCCTTTGCGGCAGCCTACGGCGTGGTGATTCACAAGCGCTATCACGCCGGCCGCGACATCGTCGTGGCGGCTCACATCCAGATGATCTTCGGCGGGGTGCTGCTGATCCTGGCGTCGCTCCTGTTCGAGAACATAGGTGATTTCAGCCCCACACTCGCCACGGTCGGTTCGATTGTCTACCTCGCCGTAATTGGCACGGTGGTGGCCTTTCTGGCGTACTACTGGTTGCTGGCCCGTATCCGCGCCGTGAGCTTGTCGCTCATCGCGTTTGTCTCACCGCTTGTGGCCATCTTGCTGGGGGTTGTAGTCGCCGGTGAGACGCTGTCTCCGGTGATCGTTGTCGGCACCCTGTTCATTCTCTCAGGCATTATTCTGGTCGTGAGGAAATAACCGCAGCCGGCCCGACGGTGCCTGATGACGGTATCCGCCGGGCGGCGTTCAGCGGTCTATGCCGACACCGATTTCGAAGGTGCTGGGGTGGTCGGCGTCGGAAGCCGGACCGATCCAGCGCGTGCGGTTACCGGCATAGGCCTCCCGGTAGGTGTCGTTGCCGCCGCCGTCGACAAAGATACCCATCACGTGCAGGAACCGGCGCGCGCCGGCTGCCGAGGCGTTGGCCCGGCCAAGGGTGACTCCTGCCTGCGTGTTGTATACGTCATCGCCTGCATGATCCAGGAAGAGACCGATGCCGTTGGCGTTGCCGCCGCCGAGCGACAGATTGGGAACCGTGTACGTATCATCGCCCCCGCGCTCATTGAGGCATCCCACGGTGAAATCATGTCCGGCCCCTGCCGCCATGTTGTGAGTGGCCGTGTAAGAGTCGTTACCGCCGAAATCGTCAAGGTAACCCACACCGAAATGGGCGCCGGACCCCTGGACGTACCAGACACCCGAATAGTCGTCGTCGCCGCCCCCGTCAAGGAGCATGCCGACGGCAAACCAGTACGCGCATCCCTGGGCAAACAGCCCGGCGGAGTAACGGTCGTTGCCGGTTCCGTCGCAGAGAATGCCGACGCCGCCCGCCCAGCTGTGGCCGTCGATGTAATCGGCCCTCTTGCCGAACCCGACCCCCTGAGCCAGCGAGGCGTTATGCTCGGCTGTCTGCGGCGAGGGGTTGACAATGTCGGCGTCGTCCGCGACGTATCGGTCATCACCCTCGTAATTCACCAGCAGGCCGCACCCCCTGGTGTAGCCGAAGCCCTGTGACGACGAGAGGCAGAAAAGGGAATCGTTGCCGCTGCTGTCGGCCAGGATACCGATGCCGAACGCCGCCGCGCCCTGGCTGAACGTACGTGCCGCGTAGACGTCGTTGCCCTGAAGGTCCATGACGGCTCCGATACCGAACAGCCCGGCCCCCTGGGCCAGGTTTACCGCCTGGTAGTAATCATCTCCGGACAGATCAATCAGGACGGACATGCCGATGACGGCCCCGCCGATACCGGGTTTTGTGCTGTCGTTCGAGATATAGCGGTCGTTGCCGGCGACGTCGATGATGACCGTCAGCGGGTACTTGTCCGGGTAACCCGCCAGCCGGTAAACGTCGTTACCTCCGCCGTCGAAAATGATCAGCGGCGGGGCAAGGTAGTCGTATGTATCGTCGCCGGAGGTTCCGACCACGATCAGCCCCTTGCGGGTCTTGATCTCCACCTTGAAGGCCGGGAATGAGAGCAGTTCTACCGAATCCACCGCCCGCCGGGCAGCTTCGGCTATATCCTGAGCGCCCGCTATCATCCGGTTGAAATCAATCTTGTCGGCGAGTTCGTAGACGAGATCGTGGTACTCCGGCTCGTCCTCAACGAAGTACTCGTAGAGCCCCTGCCGGTACTTGCCCTTGTCGACCGGTTTCAATCCCCGTTTGAAGAAGGACTCGTCGTCGTCGGCGATCCGGTAGATCAGGTCGATGCGGCGGCGCAAAGCCCGGTACTGTGCGCCGACCAGGACGTTTTTGCTGCCGGTAATCGAGGGAACGGGAACCGAGTCCGGGTAGATAAGGTACGATGACAGTTGGTCCCCGATAAGGGAGCGAGAGATGGGGTGGTCTATCAGTCGGGCGGCGCGGGTAACCAGCGATGTGATATCGGTCACGTCATCGGTGAGCGCCTCGAGGTTGACTTCTCCGTGCCGCAGCAGCTTCAAGGGGTGCCGGTGGAACAGGGTGAAACAGGTAAGCCGCCACCGATCGCCTCCCCAGGTGGCCATCTCGTCCTGGTCGAACCGGATATCCTCGGCCGTTTTCCCTACCTGTTGCAGAGCACTGTCCAACAGGGGCAGGAGTGCATCCGAAGCTGAGGTTGTCGTCAGGTCACCGCTGTGAAGGCTGGCGGCGGCCAGAAGCAGAGCCAGGCCGGTCAATAAACGTCTCATGCCGATTCCCCCGGGTTTGAGTTTGCGGCCGCAAGATAGACGATCGGGCCGTCAGCCGGAAACACTTTTTGCGCACGGGGCGCCGTAACCCCTTGCCTTACCGGCGGGAAGTAGTACATTATGTGAAATCGTTCACTTGTACGTTTCTCCGGTGAGCGGCGGAATCGGCATGGGAGGATGAAATGAAACTGGATACACTTCGCAGGATGGTCAAAGACAGAGAGATCGAGTTTCTGGATCTGAAATTCTGTGACCTGCCCGGCCGCTGGCATCACCTGACGCTGCCGGCTTCGTCGTTAAAGGCCAGCCTGTTCTCGGACGGGGTGGGAGTCGACGGTTCCTCGGTGCCGGGCTGGGCCTCTATTGAGCGCGGCGACATGATTATGCGGCCGGACCCGGCGACCGCGTTCGTCGACCCGTTCTTCGAGCGTCCGACGCTGTCGATGATCGGCAACATCGTGGCCACGGGAAAGAAGATGGAACCCTATTCTCGCGATCCGCGACGAGTGGCAGCCGACGCCGAGAGATTCCTGGCGAAAACGCTGAAGGGAAGCACAATAGTTCTTGGGCCTGAGTTCGAGTTCTACGTTTTTGATCGGGTGAATTTCTTTCAGGGTTCGGCGGCGGGATTCTACGAACTGTACTCAGATGAAGCGCAGTGGCACCCGGGCGAGGACGAAGAGAATCTCGGATACAAGATTCCATACAAGAAAGGATACCACGCGGCTCCACCGAGGGACCGAACGTACAACCTCCGCTCAGAGATCTGTGCCCTTCTGGCCGACGTCGGTATTCCCATAAAATATCACCATCACGAGGTTGGCGGCGGCGGGCAGCATGAGATCGAGGTGGACTTTGACACCCTGCTGAGAATGGCAGACAAGTCGATGCTGGTCAAATACGTGGTGAAGAACTACACCTTCAGCCAGAACCAGTCGGCTACGTTCATGCCCAAACCGCTGTTCGACGAGCCGGGGTCCGGCCTGCACGTTCACCAGTACCTGGCCGGTGCCGGGGGTTCGCTTTTTTACGGGAAAACGGGCCCGGCGCAGCTATCCGAGCTTGGCCGGCACTACATCGGCGGCCTGCTCAAACACGTCGATTCCATGGTGGCGTTCTCAAATCCTTCCACCAATTCCTTCAAACGCCTGATCCCCGGTTTCGAAGCCCCGGTGGCCGGTACGTACTCGGTGGCCAACCGGACCGCCTGTGTTCGTATTCCGGGTTACCAGCGCGACCCTAAAACGATGCGCATCGAGTTTCGGACCGGCGACGGAACGATGAACGCCTACCTGGCCTATGCGGCTATGCTCATGGCCGGTCTGGATGGGATCCGCAACAAGATAGACCCCGGTCTGCCCCTGGACAAGAATCTCGATGCTATGTCTGCTGAAGCGCTGGCCCGGATTCATCACCTGCCCGCTTCACTTGAAGAGGCCCTGGACGCCCTGGAGGCCGACCACGATTACCTGCTAAAGGGAGGCGTGTTTACCGAGGATCTGGTTGAAAGCTGGGTGGCCATCAAGCGACGGGAGATTCTCGACATCAACAAACGGCCCACCCCGTACGAGTTCGAGAGATACTACGACGCCTGATCCGGTCGCCGGTGGACCACCCCGCACGAAGCCTGGGCTTTCGGCAGCACGATCACCTCGGCGATGTTGACGTGCGCGGGGCGACCGGCAACCCATAGTACCGCCTCGGCAATGTCGTCTCCGGACAAGGGAACCAGCCCGTCGTAGACCTTCCCGGCCCGGGCGGCATCACCACGGAACCTGACGAGCGAGAACTCCGTCTCGACCATGCCGGGATCGACGGTTGAAACACGGATGGGGGTATCGACGAGGTCAATCATCATTGCCTTGGTGAGCGCCGTCACCGCGTACTTGGTGGCGCAGTATACGTTGCCGCCGGGGTATACCTCGTGACCGGCGATCGATCCGATGTTGATGACGTGTCCCCTGCCCCTCCTGACCATGCCGGGGATAACGGCCCTGCTGACGTAAAGCAACCCCTTGACGTTGGTGTCAATCATTTCCTCCCAGCTCTCCGGGTTGCCTTCGTGCAGCTTCTCCAGGTCACGTGACAAGCCGGCGTTGTTCACGAGGACGTCGATGGCGGCCCAGGGTTCCGGCAGTTGCGCCACGGTTTTCTCCACCGTCGCCCGGTTCCGGACGTCGAGTTGCACCAGATGACTTTCGGTCGGCAGCCTGGAGGCCAGTGATTCAAGGCGGTCCATGCGCCGTGCCGCCAGAATAAGCCTGGCCCCTGCCTCGGCGAACTTGCGTGCCGTGGCCTCACCGATACCGGACGAAGCGCCTGTGATAAGAATAATCTTGTCGCGCAGTGCGGTCATCGCGTTTCCTTTCCACTTTGAACGTTGGCCGGAATGTATGAGCCGGGCGGCATGATGTCAATTCGCGAGACCGCGGTGATCAGCAAGCCGGCGCTGACGATGCGGACCCGGCTGCGCGCCGGTTAATCATCTGTTCAAACTTTGCACAACCGCCCAGTAGACCCTGCCCCAGTACCTGTAGAGGCGTAACCATATTCTGCACCGGATTTGCGTTTTTGGGTCCGGCGGACGTCGGCGCGTGCTTCGTAACACATTGTGAGAGAACAAAATAAGGTTAGTCAAAGATGCTGTCTACCGGTTCGGGTGACTGGCATACATTCTGCAATATGCAGCTCGGAGAACCTGTAAACATCCGGCCGTTTCTGCCCGATACATAGTCATGACGTCATGACCTTGATCATTGGCTGTCGGGCAACCGGGCCGGGAAAGGGACAGGCAATGACCAAGAGCAGGAAGAAGAAAAACGGGTTGCCCAAGAAGACGTACTGGCACCTGTACAGTCTGCAGGGTGTGGCCTCGGACAAGCTGGTACGAATTGTGAACAAGGTGCTCAGAAGGGAATATATCCTGATAAAGTAGCCGGGCACTTTTTCCTTGACAGTCGGTACGATGAGCCGGTACCATTGGCAACGATAGTCAACCGGTCCTTCAGGGTACCCGATGTTTTTGTCTCTTGGTGCCGCCTGTCGGATATAATAGTATGCGCAGTAAGAAGTTAACATTCATGGTCATCCCGGATTCCTCCGGGACATCCAGAGAACTCCAGGTCCCGGTCGTACTCCTGTACGCCGCCGGAGCCTTTGTCGCGGTTCTCCTCGTGGTGAGTTTCTTCCTGGCGGGCGAGTTTTTCGGAGATCGTGTCACTCAGGAAGAACTGGCCCAGTTGCGTACGGAGAACCGTCAACTGATGACCAAGTACGAACAACTGCGCTGGGATCTGGCCGAAACGGACGCGCGCTATGGCGAACTCGTGGAAAAGGAGATCATGATCAGAACGATGTTCGATCTCCCGGACATCAGCGTCGAGGAGCGGCAGCTGGGTATCGGCGGTCCAACCTCACCATCGTTTGCCGAGATGAGTGAGTCGCAGCAGGAGGCCTACGGCACCGAGGTGGAGGTAGATCGCCTGCTGCGCGTTTCCCGGTTTGAGTTGGAGAAATTCGGCGAAGTGGAGAAAGAACTCAGGGGTCTCAAGGATCGGCTTGACCATACTCCGTCCATTTGGCCCACAAAGGGCTGGAATTCCCGCGGGTACGGGATGAAGTACGACCCGTTCACCGGCTACAAGCAGTTCCACCGAGGTATAGATGTCGCCAACCGTACCGGCACCGCCATCATAGCAGCCGCCGACGGTAAGATTCGAAGCGCCGGCCGGGCGGGCGGCATGGGCAAGATGATTGTGGTCGATCACGGTTACGGTTTCGTGTCGAGGTATGCGCACCTTTCCGAGATCGCGACCCAACGGGGGACCAGAATCAAGCGCGGCGATGTCATCGGGTATATGGGCTCGACCGGATATTCCACCGGCCCCCACCTGCACTACGAGGTCTGGCGTAACGGTAAGGCGCTGAACCCCCGCGACTTCATCCTCAACGACATGTAGACCGCCGACGGTCGGTGGTTACTCTGCAACGCCCGATCGGGCGTTTTTTTTTGCCCCGGGGGCAATAATCGACTTGCCAACGCTCCCGGATATTACTACTTAATAGAGTAGTTTACTCCATTTTGTGTCGCCGGGGCGGACCGTGAGCGGAGGATAAGATTATGACAACGGGAAACGAGGCATTGGGCCGGGCCGAAGAGACGGGGCGGGTCGACGACGAGGTTTGTGTCCGGAGGCTGATCGCGCGCTTCAAGGAAGGTGACAAGGGAGCCTTCGACGAGATTGTCAAGCAGTATCGCAAGCAGGTGGCGGCGCTGGCGTACCGGGTCGTCGGTGATTACGATGAAGCGGCCGACGTCGTGCAGACCGTGTTTGTCAAGATGGCCCGCAATATCTCGCGATATGACGAGAGGAAGAAATTCTACACGTGGCTGTACCGGATCACGGTAAACGCGTCAATTGACCATATGCGTAAGCATCAGCGACATCGACACGAGTCGATCGAGAACCTGCACGACAGCCTGGAGAGCTCTGCGGCGGATCCGGAATGGTCCCATCGCCGCCGTCAGCTGAAGGCCCACATCGAGAGGGCCGCCGGCACTCTCAATGAGAAACAGCTCTCGGCCTTTATGCTCCGCGACGTGGAAGGCTGCACGGTGGACGACGTGGCCAGCATCATGGAAATGCCTGAGGCGACCGTCCGCTGGTATCTGCATCGCGCCAGGGCCAAGATCCGCAAGGAACTGCTGCGCCGCTGCCCCCAGTTGCTCATTCTGATGGGTATCAGATAGGCTGGTCTTTTGCTGAACCGGTTGCGACCGGAAGTGTTATATTGGCAATCATGACCAAGAGCGGTGAAGTGACTCTCAGAATTGAGGGTATGCATTGTGCCGGCTGCGTTCGCAGCATCGAGCACGGAATCTCCCAACTGCCCGGGGTAAGCGAGTGCCGTGTCAATCTGGCTATTGGTTCGGCAGCCGTGGTCTATGACGTCGACCGCTTGGATGAGAAGGCAATCATCGGGCGCGTCGCGGAGCTTGGGTACTCGGCCACCGCCGGCAAATTCGATCTTCTGCGTGCCAATGAGCAGGAGGCGGAATCCGCCCGGCGGAGCTTTGTGCTGGCGGCGGTTTTATCCGCGCCCCTGGTTGTATTGGCGATGTGGCCCATGTTTACCGGCGGGCCGGTTCACTCCCTGCCTGTAGATACGCTGGCCCAGGCGCTTCTGGCAGCCGTCGTTCTGCTGTACGCGGGGCGAGGCATCCTTGCCGACGCCATTCGCCAGGCGATCCGTTTCCGGGTAAACATGAATTCGCTCATTGCCATGGGGACTTTGGCGGCCTACGGGTGGTCGATTTACGCCTTCACACAGGTGTCCGCCGGCAGACCGGCACCGTTGTATTTCGAGTCGGCCGGGATGATCGTAACGCTGATTCTGCTGGGCCGTTACCTGGAAGCCCGGGCCAGGCGGAAAGCCGGTGCGGCAATCCAGTCTTTACTAAGGCTTCGCCCGGCGGCGACTACCGCGATCATTGACGGTGCTGAGGTCCAGATGGCTGCAGCCGACGTTGGGCCGGGCATGGTGCTGCTGGTCAGGCCGGGCGAGCGGCTGCCGGCCGATGGCTCGGTGCTCGAAGGCAATCCATCCGTTGACGAGTCGTTGTTGACCGGGGAATCTATGCCCGTGGAAAAGCGGGCTGGAGATGGAGTCCTTGGGGGAGCGCTTAACGGTAACAGCCCGTTTAAAATGACGGTAACCTCGGTCGGCGAGGACAGTTTCCTGGCGAACGTGATCCAGCTGGTCGCCGAGGCGCAGTCAAAAAAGGCCCCGGTGCAAAAGCTGGCTGACCGGGTGGCGGCGGTATTTGTGTTGGCCGTAATGGGCGTGGCTCTTATTACGCTCGCGCTCTGGCTCTGGCTGGCTCCGGGGCATCCGATGCTGGTGCAGTCGGTAATCTCGGTGCTGATCATCGCCTGTCCCTGCGCTCTCGGTCTGGCCACTCCGACGGCCGTGCTGGCCGGTACCGGCCGTGCCGCCCGCGAGGGAATTATTATCAAAGGCGGCGACGTCCTCGAAAGGCTGACCACGATTGACACCGTTGTGTTTGACAAGACCGGTACTCTCACTGACGGTCGGCCGGACGTCGTGGCGGTACGGACCTTTGGACACCTCTCGGAGCAAAGCATGATACGGGTCGCCGGTTCGCTGGAAGCAGGCTCGGAGCATCCGGTGGGAGCGGCGATTGCAAGGTACATGAGGGGGCGGCAGGTCGAGCCGTGCGTGATCAGGAACGCCTTAGCCAGACCGGGGTACGGCATGACCGGCGAGTT is a genomic window containing:
- a CDS encoding DUF2723 domain-containing protein; translation: MPNSMPVVSRSFDRTNAVLAGLVFVAAFVVYSLTVQRSLSFWDCGEFIACSYTLGIPHPPGTPLYILLGRVFSLIPIVGDISWRVNYLSVLSSSFTAMFSYLLAVRLTRHFSDQREDHRLGRYIAYIGGVAGGLFVAFSYTNWTNSVEAEPRAVAVAFAVAIVWMALRYFDQRGTLRATRTMVLAMYLALLAIGVHMTVFLVVPVCAIFFVLKREAEGKHYLAICGFAILELLMVTLFANGRGGFPVFLSLTALLTVVLLVLLYRKINWGILIAIGSAFPIMLSYNQYLKLGLPLGLAAMIALAFLCRWKGWKLQWKTGLVIILLSFIGLSVHLYVPIRSAHNPRIDENNPSRDFRTLIDFFDRRQYGQQSMAERMFHRRGAWENQLGRHANIGFWSYFEIQYSSGRWVFVPFLLLGLIGLYVAISKRLELGMPYLTLFLLASLGLVLYMNFADGTRYDVATNDAYLEVRNRDYFFTPAFVFFGVAMGMGLSAVIRYLRDQLAGRNRSRQRTVVYACAVLALLPAISLANNYHSRDRSKNFIPYNYSFNILNSCPPNAILFTSGDNDTFPVWCVQEVYNYRKDVRVVNLSLLNTDWYVEQMKNRYNVPMSLTDEQILWYPVTIRGREVSLPRKRFHDRPRGRYTYLQRIEGARVQDMMVDEIVLENKWKDPICFSSLPYAESPLKLRDYSVLRGLVYILKPPPVDTLIDAETGYDLYMNTYRFDGYANSDVYRDENTSGVFQAVGVSAVRIHDELLLQGDTTRAVAVLERMVDAYPEYWQTGITLADFAYVTGDTARGDSLFWMLHDTLEAFRASNRESLFYLQDLGLVKAELGRRKGDEQMVQDGLQLMWEAFRGNLNSAIAFRKLVTALSQNRRYAEMQQAARLFSEYKINLTDPILRQLLGTAAPPGNPRPGG
- a CDS encoding DUF2087 domain-containing protein, with the protein product MEYTAGVIKETEFFTTAELAQKLKMNVQVIARKVQSGEISAYKLGKEWRIPEQSVFQWLQKHANTRPAGKKDKVLSAFVKNDHVERLPAQRSKRKYLLEYILAQFEPNRVYTEDEVNRIVTRHHADVCTVRREFVLEKMMDRLDGKYRRRTGYRFSD
- a CDS encoding EamA family transporter — encoded protein: MAVLMFILLCLIWGSTWLAIKIGLTDAPPLATAAIRFLVALFILTGLVVVRRRPYPRQIRTIVRLGYPGVYMYGCSYAFVYLAEQHISSALTAVLFGSFPFFVAFLSWVRYRAERLIPAAWVGLAVGLAGVVLISYDSLRVSGDLLLGTVLAVGGAFAAAYGVVIHKRYHAGRDIVVAAHIQMIFGGVLLILASLLFENIGDFSPTLATVGSIVYLAVIGTVVAFLAYYWLLARIRAVSLSLIAFVSPLVAILLGVVVAGETLSPVIVVGTLFILSGIILVVRK
- the glnA gene encoding type I glutamate--ammonia ligase, which codes for MKLDTLRRMVKDREIEFLDLKFCDLPGRWHHLTLPASSLKASLFSDGVGVDGSSVPGWASIERGDMIMRPDPATAFVDPFFERPTLSMIGNIVATGKKMEPYSRDPRRVAADAERFLAKTLKGSTIVLGPEFEFYVFDRVNFFQGSAAGFYELYSDEAQWHPGEDEENLGYKIPYKKGYHAAPPRDRTYNLRSEICALLADVGIPIKYHHHEVGGGGQHEIEVDFDTLLRMADKSMLVKYVVKNYTFSQNQSATFMPKPLFDEPGSGLHVHQYLAGAGGSLFYGKTGPAQLSELGRHYIGGLLKHVDSMVAFSNPSTNSFKRLIPGFEAPVAGTYSVANRTACVRIPGYQRDPKTMRIEFRTGDGTMNAYLAYAAMLMAGLDGIRNKIDPGLPLDKNLDAMSAEALARIHHLPASLEEALDALEADHDYLLKGGVFTEDLVESWVAIKRREILDINKRPTPYEFERYYDA
- a CDS encoding SDR family oxidoreductase — translated: MTALRDKIILITGASSGIGEATARKFAEAGARLILAARRMDRLESLASRLPTESHLVQLDVRNRATVEKTVAQLPEPWAAIDVLVNNAGLSRDLEKLHEGNPESWEEMIDTNVKGLLYVSRAVIPGMVRRGRGHVINIGSIAGHEVYPGGNVYCATKYAVTALTKAMMIDLVDTPIRVSTVDPGMVETEFSLVRFRGDAARAGKVYDGLVPLSGDDIAEAVLWVAGRPAHVNIAEVIVLPKAQASCGVVHRRPDQAS
- a CDS encoding peptidoglycan DD-metalloendopeptidase family protein translates to MRSKKLTFMVIPDSSGTSRELQVPVVLLYAAGAFVAVLLVVSFFLAGEFFGDRVTQEELAQLRTENRQLMTKYEQLRWDLAETDARYGELVEKEIMIRTMFDLPDISVEERQLGIGGPTSPSFAEMSESQQEAYGTEVEVDRLLRVSRFELEKFGEVEKELRGLKDRLDHTPSIWPTKGWNSRGYGMKYDPFTGYKQFHRGIDVANRTGTAIIAAADGKIRSAGRAGGMGKMIVVDHGYGFVSRYAHLSEIATQRGTRIKRGDVIGYMGSTGYSTGPHLHYEVWRNGKALNPRDFILNDM